The following coding sequences are from one Triticum aestivum cultivar Chinese Spring chromosome 5A, IWGSC CS RefSeq v2.1, whole genome shotgun sequence window:
- the LOC123102812 gene encoding nifU-like protein 2, chloroplastic, with amino-acid sequence MQAAVAASTWAPTTSPSTSSSSFKVGVSSRLRGRRTPSAAATSVAVSIRQPLEVVRPIADPNPVVDSPLTAENVELVLDQVRPYLMADGGNVALHEIDGNVVRLKLQGACGVCPSSVMTMRMGIQRRLMDEIPEIAAVEAITDKDAGLKLNEENVEKVLDEIRPYLTGAGGGNLRFVAINKFFVKVQLKGPAAGVAAVRVAIAQKLKEKIPSIAAVRLLP; translated from the exons ATGCAGGCGGCGGTAGCGGCGTCGACGTGGGCGCCGACCACCTCGCcgtctacctcctcctcctccttcaag GTTGGGGTCTCGTCGCGCTTGCGTGGGAGGAGAACGCCCTCTGCCGCGGCAACTTCGGTCGCCGTGTCCATTCGCCAGCCGCTGGAAG TTGTTCGACCCATTGCCGACCCAAATCCAGTGGTCGATTCGCCATTAACCGCTGAAAATGTGGAGCTTGTTCTGGATCAAGTCCGGCCGTATCTCATGGCAGACGGAGGCAACGTTGCCTTGCATGAGATCGACGGGAATGTGGTGAGGCTCAAGCTGCAAGGAGCATGCGGGGTGTGCCCGAGCTCGGTGATGACCATGAGGATGGGCATTCAGCGGCGTTTGATGGATGAAATACCAGAGATTGCTGCAGTTGAAGCTATCACGGACAAGGACGCTGGGCTTAAGCTGAACGAAGAGAATGTTGAGAAG GTACTCGATGAGATCAGGCCATACCTCACCGGTGCAGGAGGCGGTAATCTCAGGTTTGTCGCGATCAACAAATTCTTCGTGAAAGTCCAACTCAAGGGCCCTGCAGCAGGTGTGGCGGCCGTCCGAGTTGCTATAGCACAGAAGCTCAAAGAGAAGATCCCATCCATCGCAGCTGTCCGGCTACTGCCGTAA
- the LOC123102813 gene encoding uncharacterized protein: MEAAANKRSGIGFGATAAAEEEKGRKRGHGSTALFVAVDYAFLLAFAGFLAYLVVSQILPSAI; this comes from the coding sequence ATGGAGGCAGCGGCGAACAAGCGCAGCGGCATCGGGTTCGGCGCcacggcggccgcggaggaggagaagGGCCGCAAGAGGGGCCACGGATCCACCGCGCTGTTCGTGGCGGTGGACTACGCCTTCCTGCTCGCCTTCGCCGGGTTCCTCGCCTACCTCGTCGTCTCCCAGATCCTCCCTTCCGCCATCTAG